One Desulfonatronovibrio hydrogenovorans DSM 9292 DNA segment encodes these proteins:
- the hysA gene encoding NiFeSe hydrogenase large subunit HysA — protein MAGKKPDRAPGAYAPGQKIKVSVDPLTRIEGHLKVEVEVKDGVVVDARCEGPMFRGFENILIDRDPRDASQLVQRICGVCPTAHATASVRALDDAFDVKVNTNGRIMRNLIFGANYLQSHILHFYHLAALDYVNGPDVAPFVPRYENNDIRVDAATNQVGVDQYLKALEIRRICHEMVALFGGRMPHVQGLVVGGTTEIPTVDKIVGFMWRFKRVIDFIENEYLPLVYALGGVYPDLLETGKGCKNLLSFGVFPLDDEETTFLHKPGVYTDGQDYPLDTDKILEDVKYSWFDDATTGLHPSQGKTVPDPYKEGAYSFVKAPRYNNLPHEVGPLARMWITNPELSAVAQQAGFKTMRDFGDKAFSILGRHIARAEEALIVAKAVEKWLGEVKPGEETYVHSEVPAEGEGMGLTEAPRGSLLHYIKVDDYYIENYQVVAATIWNASPKDDRDQRGPMEEALIGVPVPDPGSPVNVGRVVRAFDPULGCAVHVLHAETGEEHVMTIE, from the coding sequence ATGGCAGGAAAGAAACCTGACAGAGCCCCGGGAGCCTATGCTCCAGGTCAGAAGATAAAGGTGTCTGTTGATCCGTTGACCAGGATCGAAGGCCATCTCAAGGTGGAAGTGGAGGTCAAGGACGGCGTGGTTGTGGACGCCCGCTGCGAAGGCCCCATGTTCAGAGGCTTTGAAAATATCCTGATTGACCGTGACCCCAGGGATGCATCCCAGCTGGTCCAGCGGATCTGTGGAGTATGTCCCACAGCCCATGCCACAGCATCGGTCCGGGCCCTGGATGACGCCTTTGATGTCAAGGTCAACACCAATGGCCGCATCATGCGCAATCTCATCTTTGGCGCCAATTACCTGCAGTCCCATATTCTGCACTTTTACCATCTGGCAGCCCTGGACTATGTCAATGGACCAGATGTGGCCCCATTCGTACCCAGATATGAAAACAACGACATCCGGGTTGACGCCGCCACTAACCAGGTCGGAGTGGATCAATACCTGAAGGCCCTGGAAATCAGGCGGATCTGTCACGAGATGGTCGCCCTGTTCGGTGGAAGAATGCCCCATGTCCAGGGTCTGGTGGTTGGCGGTACCACAGAGATCCCCACTGTGGACAAGATCGTTGGATTCATGTGGCGCTTCAAAAGAGTTATTGACTTTATTGAAAATGAATACCTGCCCCTGGTTTACGCCCTGGGCGGAGTCTATCCGGATCTTCTGGAAACCGGCAAGGGCTGTAAAAACCTCCTTTCTTTCGGAGTGTTCCCCCTGGACGACGAAGAAACAACCTTTCTGCATAAGCCGGGTGTTTACACTGATGGACAGGACTATCCCCTTGACACCGACAAGATCCTGGAAGACGTCAAGTACTCCTGGTTCGACGATGCCACCACCGGGTTGCATCCCAGCCAGGGCAAAACTGTTCCTGATCCATACAAGGAAGGCGCTTACAGCTTTGTCAAAGCCCCCAGATACAACAACCTGCCCCACGAGGTCGGCCCCCTGGCCAGGATGTGGATCACCAATCCTGAATTGAGCGCTGTAGCCCAGCAGGCAGGATTCAAAACCATGCGCGATTTCGGTGACAAGGCCTTCTCCATCCTGGGTAGACACATTGCCAGGGCTGAGGAAGCATTGATCGTGGCCAAAGCTGTTGAAAAATGGCTGGGTGAAGTCAAGCCTGGTGAAGAGACCTACGTCCACTCAGAAGTGCCAGCCGAGGGTGAGGGAATGGGTTTGACCGAGGCTCCCAGAGGCTCCCTGCTGCACTATATCAAGGTTGATGATTACTATATTGAAAACTACCAGGTCGTGGCAGCAACAATCTGGAATGCCAGTCCCAAGGATGACCGTGACCAGCGAGGCCCCATGGAAGAGGCCTTGATCGGAGTTCCTGTTCCAGACCCGGGCAGTCCGGTGAATGTGGGCCGGGTGGTCCGCGCCTTTGACCCGTGACTGGGCTGTGCCGTGCACGTGCTGCACGCTGAGACCGGCGAAGAACACGTAATGACCATTGAATAG
- the hysB gene encoding NiFeSe hydrogenase small subunit, translated as MSLTRRDFVKICGGTVAGLGISQMVHPGLLMAMEKEAQKAPVIWIQGQGCTGCSVSLLNAVHPSIKEVLLKIISLEYHPTVMAAKGALAIDHLFEVADKYEGEFFLAIEGSVPKAADGKYCYVGEKDGQHITMLEMTKTLGAKCAATLSLGTCSAYGGIPAAWGNLTDAVPVTQIYQENNIAKPVINVPGCPPHPDWMVGTIAHVLLYGIPELDNHLRPKLFFGSNIHDNCPYRSYYDQNVMSKTFTEKKACRYEIGCKAPHVNADCWKRRWNNGVNWCVENAVCIGCVEPGFPDMMSPFYEVV; from the coding sequence ATGAGCTTAACCAGACGCGATTTTGTGAAAATCTGCGGCGGGACCGTGGCAGGTCTGGGAATATCCCAGATGGTCCATCCCGGTCTTTTGATGGCCATGGAAAAGGAAGCCCAGAAAGCACCAGTGATCTGGATTCAAGGCCAGGGATGCACCGGCTGCTCGGTTTCTCTTCTGAATGCTGTCCACCCCAGCATCAAGGAAGTGCTCCTGAAAATCATCAGCCTGGAATACCATCCCACGGTAATGGCAGCCAAGGGTGCTCTGGCCATAGACCACCTTTTTGAGGTGGCTGACAAATATGAAGGCGAGTTCTTCCTGGCCATAGAAGGATCCGTGCCCAAGGCTGCAGACGGAAAGTACTGTTACGTGGGTGAAAAGGATGGCCAGCACATCACCATGCTAGAAATGACCAAGACCCTGGGGGCCAAGTGTGCAGCCACGCTTTCCCTGGGTACATGCTCTGCATATGGTGGAATTCCTGCCGCCTGGGGCAACCTGACTGATGCAGTCCCGGTGACCCAGATCTACCAGGAAAACAACATTGCAAAGCCTGTCATCAATGTTCCCGGCTGTCCCCCTCATCCGGACTGGATGGTGGGAACCATAGCTCATGTCCTTCTCTACGGGATTCCCGAGCTTGACAACCATTTGCGGCCCAAGCTCTTCTTCGGTTCCAATATCCACGACAACTGTCCCTACCGCAGCTACTACGATCAGAACGTAATGAGCAAGACCTTTACCGAGAAAAAGGCCTGTCGCTACGAAATCGGCTGTAAAGCGCCCCATGTCAATGCTGACTGCTGGAAAAGGCGCTGGAACAACGGGGTCAACTGGTGCGTTGAAAATGCCGTCTGTATCGGCTGTGTAGAACCGGGCTTCCCGGACATGATGTCTCCGTTTTACGAAGTAGTTTAA
- a CDS encoding TraB/GumN family protein has translation MELENITHVTVKGRDIYLLGTAHVSEQSVEDVKVAAQEFEPDTICIELCPSRYEVLVRQDAWQKMDIYRVVKENKALFLLAQLGLSAFYRKIGQKLGVKPGAEMLEGAVQAEKLGATLVLADRDVNITLKRIWASLSFFSKFRFLTHLLLSMMFQGNIEKEDIEKLKSKDQLQMVMDEFSRSFPQVGRTLVDERDQYLAHKIATSPGQKVLAVVGAAHVPGITRYLGQEIDQAALEEMPGKPVWPSLVKWGIPLIIVSLLILGFLTQGTEHSVQSLYIWVLVNGLFSALGVTLALAHPLTILSAFVAAPITSLNPTMAAGWIAGLVQAWVKKPIVADLENLPRALTSFKGFWLNPICRILLVVVLANLGSSLGTFVAGTWIVTRVF, from the coding sequence TTGGAATTGGAAAACATTACCCACGTTACAGTCAAGGGCAGGGATATATACCTGCTTGGCACAGCCCATGTTTCAGAACAGAGTGTAGAAGACGTAAAAGTCGCTGCACAGGAATTTGAACCTGACACCATCTGCATTGAACTCTGCCCATCCAGATACGAGGTGCTGGTCAGACAGGATGCCTGGCAGAAAATGGACATCTACAGGGTGGTCAAGGAAAATAAGGCCCTTTTTCTCCTGGCCCAGCTGGGCTTGAGTGCTTTTTACCGCAAGATAGGACAGAAGCTCGGGGTCAAGCCCGGGGCTGAAATGCTCGAGGGTGCTGTGCAGGCTGAAAAGCTTGGTGCAACCCTGGTCCTTGCTGACCGGGATGTGAACATTACCCTTAAACGGATCTGGGCTTCCCTTTCCTTTTTTTCAAAGTTCAGGTTTCTGACCCACCTTTTGCTGAGCATGATGTTTCAGGGGAATATCGAAAAAGAGGACATTGAGAAACTGAAGAGTAAAGATCAACTCCAGATGGTCATGGACGAGTTCTCCAGGTCTTTTCCCCAGGTGGGCAGGACTCTGGTGGATGAACGGGATCAGTATCTGGCTCATAAAATAGCCACCAGTCCCGGTCAGAAGGTCCTGGCTGTTGTCGGGGCAGCCCATGTTCCAGGAATCACCAGATACCTGGGACAGGAGATAGATCAGGCAGCCCTGGAGGAAATGCCTGGCAAGCCGGTCTGGCCTTCACTGGTCAAGTGGGGTATTCCATTGATCATTGTCAGTCTTCTGATCCTGGGTTTTTTGACCCAGGGCACTGAGCATTCGGTTCAGTCTCTATATATCTGGGTTCTGGTCAATGGGCTTTTTTCAGCCTTGGGAGTGACCCTGGCCCTGGCCCATCCTTTGACCATCCTGAGTGCTTTTGTGGCGGCCCCCATAACCAGCCTTAATCCGACCATGGCTGCCGGCTGGATTGCCGGACTGGTTCAGGCCTGGGTCAAAAAACCAATTGTGGCTGATCTGGAAAATCTGCCCCGGGCCCTGACTTCTTTTAAGGGTTTCTGGCTGAACCCCATCTGCAGGATTCTTTTGGTAGTGGTTCTGGCCAATCTGGGCAGTTCCCTGGGTACATTTGTGGCTGGAACCTGGATTGTGACCAGGGTGTTCTGA
- a CDS encoding S1 RNA-binding domain-containing protein produces MENMNDEKSFAQLLAESETEAGAEVRPGDRITGRIISIGRDQVYVSTGTKVDGVVDREELLDEKGQLPYSEGDQIELFVVAQSQGEIKLGLSFGTQGGVEQLIQAMEQGIPVQGKVKETCKGGYRVQVMGTKPAFCPLSQMDIRPVEDPGSLIGQTFLFLINRIEEKGRNIVVSRRALLEKEQQDSLETFSRQVGPGDELQGRVTRIEPYGAFVEVAPGLEGLVHISEMSWSRNLKPEEIVSSGDVVTVKLLSLEEQGKGRVRMNLSMKQAQADPWDDILKRFEPGSVVSGIITRTAPFGAFVELAPGIEGLVHISEMSYLKRIHKPEEEVSPGEQIRVKIKGIDVSEKRISLSIRDAMGDPWEGAALRFVKGKPIEGRVEKREEFGLLVRLEPGIVGLVPASSLARSQDKSLESKKPEDPVMVVVESVDEAARRITLAPADSLQTDDWKSFAPEAHGMGSLGLELKKAMEKKK; encoded by the coding sequence ATGGAAAATATGAATGATGAAAAGAGTTTTGCCCAGCTGCTGGCTGAATCAGAAACAGAGGCCGGAGCCGAGGTCAGGCCGGGAGACAGGATAACAGGAAGAATAATCAGCATCGGCCGGGACCAGGTCTACGTGAGCACAGGCACCAAAGTAGACGGAGTGGTGGACAGAGAAGAGCTTCTGGATGAAAAAGGTCAGCTGCCTTACAGTGAAGGAGACCAGATTGAGCTCTTTGTGGTTGCGCAGAGTCAGGGAGAGATAAAGCTTGGCCTTTCGTTTGGCACGCAAGGAGGGGTCGAGCAGCTGATCCAGGCCATGGAACAGGGCATCCCTGTTCAGGGAAAAGTCAAGGAAACCTGCAAAGGCGGATACAGGGTCCAGGTCATGGGCACCAAGCCGGCCTTTTGTCCCCTGAGTCAGATGGATATCCGTCCGGTGGAAGACCCCGGCAGCCTGATTGGCCAGACTTTTTTGTTTCTGATCAACCGGATTGAGGAAAAAGGGCGCAATATAGTGGTTTCCAGACGGGCTCTCCTGGAAAAGGAACAGCAGGATTCCCTGGAGACTTTTTCCAGACAGGTCGGACCAGGGGACGAGCTCCAAGGCCGGGTCACCAGAATAGAACCTTACGGGGCTTTTGTCGAGGTTGCCCCGGGTCTGGAAGGACTGGTTCACATCAGTGAGATGAGCTGGTCCAGAAATCTGAAGCCTGAAGAAATCGTATCTTCAGGTGACGTCGTGACAGTCAAGCTTTTGAGCCTTGAAGAACAGGGCAAGGGCAGGGTGCGCATGAACCTGTCCATGAAACAGGCCCAGGCTGATCCCTGGGATGATATCCTGAAACGGTTTGAACCTGGAAGCGTGGTTTCCGGAATCATAACCAGGACTGCGCCATTTGGGGCATTTGTGGAGCTGGCTCCTGGAATTGAGGGCCTGGTTCATATCAGTGAAATGAGTTATTTGAAGCGGATTCACAAGCCGGAAGAAGAAGTATCTCCGGGTGAGCAGATCAGGGTCAAAATAAAAGGGATTGATGTCTCTGAAAAGCGGATATCCCTTAGTATACGTGATGCCATGGGAGATCCATGGGAAGGGGCAGCCTTGCGCTTTGTCAAGGGAAAGCCCATTGAAGGCCGGGTGGAAAAACGTGAAGAATTCGGTCTTTTGGTCAGGCTTGAACCCGGAATAGTGGGACTTGTTCCTGCATCCAGCCTTGCCAGGTCGCAGGACAAATCTCTGGAGAGCAAGAAGCCTGAAGATCCGGTCATGGTGGTTGTTGAATCAGTGGATGAGGCAGCCAGGCGTATAACCCTGGCCCCGGCAGACAGCCTGCAGACAGATGACTGGAAGTCATTTGCCCCGGAAGCCCACGGCATGGGCTCCCTGGGGCTTGAACTGAAGAAAGCCATGGAAAAGAAAAAATAG